The DNA window GCTGATACACGTTGTAGGCCGGTATAGGTTTGGCGTTGGTAAATTCCTGGAAGCATTTGATCGGCGCATCATACCCCACAACGTAATCGACAGCGGCCTTGACTTCCGGAATCAATCTGGTCCGATCCACCTGATTGTTGACAAAAAACGACTGAACGTTGTAACTAAATAACGTTACCGATGAAGCCGAAGCCGGCTCTGCCGAATGCCAGGAGAACGTACGTCGGCCGAACAATACCACCCCCAGCAGCACGACGACCACCGGTAGCCAGGTTCGCCAGGGGCGTGTGAAGGCCCAGACTATACCTACGATCAGGTTCATCAGCCAGACCACCGGAATCGAAATCATAAGCATCCCGGCCAGCCAATGCTCAATACTGAGCGTATACAGCAACCAGTACGCCAGTAATGTATAGAGTGCCAGCACAATAGTGATGGACCAGAATATGGATCGAAAGAAAAACGAGATGAGCTGTCCAGCCTGCGTACGTAATGACATAAAATAAGCACGACAATCAGCGTGCCGTTTCGTATGAACGCCAAAAATAGGGTTTACCAGCTACACGACCGCTTTCCGACGGGCCGCACCGTTTGCAAATCGCGGAAAAGTGCGTTACCTTTGCCACGCAAATACCGTATGGCAATGCAACAAAAAAGGGAGTCGGGACTCCCTTTTTTGTTAGCCTTACTTTATGAACGACAACGAACAAATTTCAGCGCTACTTACCCCCTACCTTAACGACGACCAATTTTATGTCGTTGATATTCAGGTAGCTGGACGCCGGGGTGGTCGGATAAAAGTAACGATTCTGCTCGACAGCGACTCGGGAATCAGTATTGACGAATGCGCTACGATCAGCCGTAAACTGGGGAACGATATGGAAGAGCAGCATCTATTTGATGATGCGCCTTTTACGCTCGAAGTATCGTCACCGGGAGTTGATTTTCCGTTAACATTTGCGCGCCAGTACAAGCGCAACATCGGCCGTCAGTTGCTGATTGTACTGACCGATAACGAGCAGCACCGGGGAACGCTTGTTTCCGCCGACGATACGGGGATCGTGGTCGACATTATTCCCGAAGTCCGGTCGAAGACAAAGCAGAAGAAGGAGCAGGAAGCAGGTATCGTCAGGCTGAGCGGCCCTACGTCGCTGCCTTACGAGCAGATAAAAAAAGCAACGGTAGAAATTGTATTCAACTAGGCAGACACACCCTTCACCGGGCAGCCTGCCACTTATAAACTACACACGACAACCATGACCAGTGGACTATTAATCGAATCGTTTGCCGATTTCGCCCGGTCGAAAAATATTGACCGGCCCACTATGATCGCCATTCTGGAAGAAGTCTTCCGGACGATGATCCGTAAAAAATACGGGACCGACGAAAACTTCGACGTTATCATCAATGCTGAAAGTGGTGACCTTGAAATGTGGCGTACGCGCGAAATCGTGGACGACGATTCTGAGGACATCTGGGACTACGATAAAATCCCCCTCGCTGAAGCCCGCAAAATTCAGGACGACTTCGAAATCGGCGAACAGGTTGCCGAAGAAGTGAAGCTGGACGATTTCGGTCGGCGGGTGGTGCAAACGGCCCGGCAGACGCTTATTCAGCGGATTAAGGACATGGAGAAAGAACTCCTGTACCAGAAATACAAAGATCAGGTCGGCGATCTGGTTGGTGCGGAAGTGTATCAGATGCTCAAGCACGAGATCATCCTGACCGATCCGGAAGGCAACGAACTGAGCCTGCCCCGCACCGAGCAGATTTCTAAAGACCGGTATCGCAAAGGCGACGCTGTGAAGGCTGTTATCAGCCGGGTCGATATGAACAATGGTACGCCCAAGATTATCCTGTCGCGTACGTCGCCGGTATTTCTGGAGCGGCTGTTCGAGATTGAAGTACCTGAGATTTATGACGGCCTGATTTCGATTCGCAAGATCGTTCGGGAGCCGGGCGAGCGGGCCAAAGTCGCTGTCGAATCATACGACGACCGCATTGATCCGGTGGGTGCCTGCGTCGGTATGAAAGGGTCACGTATTCACGGTATCGTTCGGGAGCTTGGCAACGAGAACATCGACGTTATCAATTACACCGAAAACCTCGAACTGCTTATCAGCCGTGCGCTCAGCCCGGCGAAGGTAAGTTCGATGACCATCGACCGCGAAGCCAAACGGGTATCTGTTTTCCTGAAGCCCGATCAGGTATCCCTGGCCATCGGTAAGGGTGGACAGAACATCAAACTGGCGGGTCGGCTGGTGGATATGGAAATCGACGTGTTCCGCGATAACGAAGGCCAGGAAGACGACGAAGACGTCGACCTGATGGAATTCTCCGACGAGATCGACAGCTGGATGATTGAAGAACTACGGAAAGTGGGTCTCGACACAGCGAAGAGCGTACTGGCGCTAAGCCCGGAAGAGCTTATTCGCCGGACCGATCTGGAAGAAGATACCGTCGTTGAGATTCTGAATATCCTGAAACAGGAGTTTGAATAAGACAAAAACCGGACTGGTATGCCGACCCACATACTTTAATTGGCTTTGCATACCATTCCGGTTCATTCTTGACAAAACGGGATTTATATTGTGTGATCTCGTGTTCATACCATAACAGTAACCATTAAATTTGCCGACTATAGTCCGATAATATGGCAGAAGATAAGTCAATGCGCCTGAGCCAAGTGGCAAAAATTCTCAACAAAGGGCTTTCCTCTGTTGCGAATAGTCTGTCTGCCAAAGGGTTTAAGGTGGAAATTAATCCTAACACCAAAATCAACATGGAGCAGTTGGAGGTGTTAGCGAAAGAGTATAAGTCAACGGAACTCCTGAACGGAACTCGTAGAACCGAAGCCCCTGCTGCGGTTGCTGAGGCACCGCGTCGTCAGGAGGAAGATGTCGTTATGTACCGTCGTGATGACGCGCGCCGTTCCGATTCTGAAGCAAAGCCAGCAACGCCAGCAGTTGCAGCGGCTCCACAGCCACAAAAGCCAGCTACCGAGTCAGCCCCTACGGGTCTGCCCGGCCTGACGGTTATCGGCAAGATTGACCTGAATGCCCGGCCTGGCGACAACCGGCCTTCTGCCCAGCCTGCTCCGGCAGCAAAAGCACCGGTAGAGGAGGTCCAAAAAACTCCAGAACCAGTTCAACCAGTTGTTGAGGCACCCAAGCCGGCCCAGCCGACGCCCGCTCCGGTGGCTCCTGTAGCTGAAGCACCCAAGCCAGCGCCTGCGCCGGCTCCCGCTGAGGCCGCTCCGGTAGCCAAAACGGAGCCCAAGCCAGTGGTAGCAGAGCCAGCTCCAGTAGTGGCTGAGCAACCCAAGCCAAAGCCAGTAGAAACACCGGCGGCACAGGTAACCACGCCAGCTCCACAGGCCGCAACGCCTGCACCCCAGCCGATCAAAGCTGACCCAACGCCTACTCTAGCACAAGCACCGACGCCTGCTCCGGCCGTTGCTAAGGAGTCTGCGCCAGCCCCGAAAGCCGACGTAACGCCTGCACCAGCGGCAAATACGGCTCCGGAAAGCGAAACCACTCAGCCAACCGAAACGATTCGGGCAGCGGGTAGTCACCAGCTGGGCGGTCTGAAAATTCTTGGTAAGATCGAGTTACCAGTCAACAACCCGCGTCAGGGCGGGGGTGGTGGCAGCAACGCCGATAAGAAAAAGCGGAAACGTATCCGTGGCCGCGATGGTGTTGTTGGCGGTTCGGCCGCACCCGGCACCGGCGCTGGTCAGCCGCAGGGTCAGGGTAACGCTAACGTACGCAACGACCGTGCTCCACGTGATGGGCAGGGCAACGATCGCCCACCACGCGATGGCAACCGGGCTCCGGGTCAGGCAACTCCCGCCAACGGGCAGAACGGCCAGACCTCGGGCAACAATGCTAATGCAAACCGGGGCGGTCAGAACCAAAACAATACTAATAACAACAACGCAAACCGGGGTGGAAACCGGAGCGGTGGTGGAAGCGGTAACAACCGCAACAATAACAACAACCGCCGGGAAGCGCCTTCGCAAGCCGACGTCCGTAAGTCGATTCAGCAGACCAACGCCCGTATGCAGGGCAATCAGCCCAACCGGGGTGCCGACCGTCGTCGAGATCGTCGGAATCAGCGGGAGGAAGATCGTCGTCTGTTGAACGAACAGGAGGAGCTGGAAGCAAAAATCCTGAAGGTAACCGAGTTCGTATCGGCCAACGACCTTGCTTCGCTGATGGATGTCTCGATCAACGAAGTTATTTCGGTCTGTCTGAACCTCGGCATGTTTGTGTCGATCAACCAACGGCTCGACGCTGAAGCAATCACCGTTATTGCCGACGAGTTTGGGTTCGACGTACAATTTGTATCGGCAGAAGACGAAACCGAAGCGGGTGTCGACGTTGAAGCCGACGCACCGGAAGACCTCTCGCACCGTGCCCCGATCGTTACGATCATGGGTCACGTCGACCACGGTAAAACCTCGCTGCTCGACTATATCCGCCGGGCGAAGGTAGCCGCTGGTGAAGCGGGCGGTATTACGCAGCACATCGGTGCCTACAGCGTGAAAACCGATGATGACCGTTCGATTACGTTCCTTGACACACCGGGTCACGAAGCCTTTACGGCCATGCGTGCCCGTGGTGCGAAAGTAACCGACGTGGTTATCATCGTGATTGCGGCTGACGACAGCGTCATGCCACAAACCCGCGAGGCTATTAACCACGCGCAGGTAGCCGGTGTACCCATCGTGTTTGCCTTCTCGAAGGTCGACAAGCCGGGTGCCGATACAGAGAAGATTCGTAACGAGCTGGCATCTATGAACCTGCTCGTTGAAGAGTGGGGTGGTAAATACCAGGCACAGGAGATTTCATCGAAGTCGGGTATGGGCGTCGACGATCTGCTGGAGAAAGTACTGCTCGAAGCCGAACTGCTCGAATTGCAGGCTAACCCCGATCGCCGGGCATTGGGTACCGTTATCGAAGCCTCGCTCGACAAAGGCCGGGGTTACGTATCAACAGTACTGGTTGAAAACGGTACGCTGCGCCAGGGTGACGTCATGCTCGTTGGGGCCCACTACGGCCGCATCCGGGCTATGACAAACGACCGGGGCGAGCGTATCAAAGAAGCCGGACCAGCCCAGCCGGTTCAGATTCTGGGTCTGCCGGGTGCACCGCAGGCTGGCGATAAGTTTAACGTGATGGAGACGGAGCGCGAAGCCCGCGAAATCGCGAACAAACGTGAGCAACTGCTGCGCGAACAGACGCTACGTACCCGTAAGCACATCACGCTCGAAGAGATCGG is part of the Spirosoma rhododendri genome and encodes:
- a CDS encoding ribosome maturation factor RimP is translated as MNDNEQISALLTPYLNDDQFYVVDIQVAGRRGGRIKVTILLDSDSGISIDECATISRKLGNDMEEQHLFDDAPFTLEVSSPGVDFPLTFARQYKRNIGRQLLIVLTDNEQHRGTLVSADDTGIVVDIIPEVRSKTKQKKEQEAGIVRLSGPTSLPYEQIKKATVEIVFN
- the nusA gene encoding transcription termination factor NusA; this encodes MTSGLLIESFADFARSKNIDRPTMIAILEEVFRTMIRKKYGTDENFDVIINAESGDLEMWRTREIVDDDSEDIWDYDKIPLAEARKIQDDFEIGEQVAEEVKLDDFGRRVVQTARQTLIQRIKDMEKELLYQKYKDQVGDLVGAEVYQMLKHEIILTDPEGNELSLPRTEQISKDRYRKGDAVKAVISRVDMNNGTPKIILSRTSPVFLERLFEIEVPEIYDGLISIRKIVREPGERAKVAVESYDDRIDPVGACVGMKGSRIHGIVRELGNENIDVINYTENLELLISRALSPAKVSSMTIDREAKRVSVFLKPDQVSLAIGKGGQNIKLAGRLVDMEIDVFRDNEGQEDDEDVDLMEFSDEIDSWMIEELRKVGLDTAKSVLALSPEELIRRTDLEEDTVVEILNILKQEFE
- the infB gene encoding translation initiation factor IF-2; amino-acid sequence: MAEDKSMRLSQVAKILNKGLSSVANSLSAKGFKVEINPNTKINMEQLEVLAKEYKSTELLNGTRRTEAPAAVAEAPRRQEEDVVMYRRDDARRSDSEAKPATPAVAAAPQPQKPATESAPTGLPGLTVIGKIDLNARPGDNRPSAQPAPAAKAPVEEVQKTPEPVQPVVEAPKPAQPTPAPVAPVAEAPKPAPAPAPAEAAPVAKTEPKPVVAEPAPVVAEQPKPKPVETPAAQVTTPAPQAATPAPQPIKADPTPTLAQAPTPAPAVAKESAPAPKADVTPAPAANTAPESETTQPTETIRAAGSHQLGGLKILGKIELPVNNPRQGGGGGSNADKKKRKRIRGRDGVVGGSAAPGTGAGQPQGQGNANVRNDRAPRDGQGNDRPPRDGNRAPGQATPANGQNGQTSGNNANANRGGQNQNNTNNNNANRGGNRSGGGSGNNRNNNNNRREAPSQADVRKSIQQTNARMQGNQPNRGADRRRDRRNQREEDRRLLNEQEELEAKILKVTEFVSANDLASLMDVSINEVISVCLNLGMFVSINQRLDAEAITVIADEFGFDVQFVSAEDETEAGVDVEADAPEDLSHRAPIVTIMGHVDHGKTSLLDYIRRAKVAAGEAGGITQHIGAYSVKTDDDRSITFLDTPGHEAFTAMRARGAKVTDVVIIVIAADDSVMPQTREAINHAQVAGVPIVFAFSKVDKPGADTEKIRNELASMNLLVEEWGGKYQAQEISSKSGMGVDDLLEKVLLEAELLELQANPDRRALGTVIEASLDKGRGYVSTVLVENGTLRQGDVMLVGAHYGRIRAMTNDRGERIKEAGPAQPVQILGLPGAPQAGDKFNVMETEREAREIANKREQLLREQTLRTRKHITLEEIGRRKAIGTFKELNVIVKGDVDGSVEALSDSLLQLSTEEVQVNIIHKAVGQISESDVLLASASDAVIVGFQVRPSASARKLAEQEQIEIRMYSIIYDAINEVKDAMEGLLAPTVEEVIVGNVEVRDVFKISKVGTVAGCYVTDGLIKRNNKIRIIRDFIVVHTGEISALKRFKDDVSEVRSGYECGLSIRNFNDIEVGDVIESFELKEVKRTL